The Bacteroidota bacterium genome contains a region encoding:
- the ribH gene encoding 6,7-dimethyl-8-ribityllumazine synthase: protein MATIHEGTLSASPYSFAIVASRFNEFITTRLLDAALDCLRRHGAREKSIEVVYCPGAFEIPRIAAKLAKSGKFDAVICLGCIIRGETPHFEYIAYAVTGGIARAAMETGLPIVFGVLTTDSLEQAVERAGAKGGNKGWDAALAAIELADLQKKISGKKK, encoded by the coding sequence ATGGCTACCATCCATGAAGGAACGCTCTCGGCATCGCCCTATTCGTTCGCGATCGTCGCCAGCCGGTTCAACGAATTCATCACCACGAGGCTCCTCGACGCCGCTCTCGACTGCCTCCGCAGGCACGGGGCCCGCGAAAAATCAATCGAGGTCGTCTATTGCCCCGGGGCGTTCGAGATCCCCCGGATCGCGGCGAAGCTCGCGAAGAGCGGCAAATTCGATGCGGTCATTTGCCTCGGCTGCATCATCAGGGGCGAGACCCCACATTTTGAGTACATCGCGTATGCCGTGACGGGCGGAATCGCCCGCGCGGCGATGGAAACGGGGCTTCCGATCGTCTTCGGCGTGCTGACCACCGATTCGCTGGAGCAGGCGGTCGAACGCGCGGGAGCCAAAGGAGGCAACAAAGGCTGGGACGCCGCGCTTGCGGCGATCGAGCTTGCTGACCTGCAGAAAAAAATCTCCGGTAAGAAAAAATAA
- a CDS encoding two-component regulator propeller domain-containing protein: MAGVLRVMVLVCTGICLASGGVGDWKTFTAKRDIRDLAWDQGRQVVWVVTGGGMYSYRDADQSFREFTTSEGLRTNDLTAVAVDGSGTVWVGASNGYLHRYRPSTDTWEYVTDLFIKQVPRKSVNRLKVMGDTLVILSEIGVSLFSIGRMEFEDTYTRFGAGPNVLVGNATDLAEFGGNLWVSTLGGLASTPVSNPNPSAPESWLVTTTAQGLPSNSVRRLAVAFDSLFAATGSGLASSGGPSWNIVGGTAGINVADLSTGRQPCVDCSSLYFISNSGLMAYSPGTAPYAVATGFQSALVAMGGNRFLGTANGLIIFRTGFTPAAITPPGPPSNEFVGLAVDRNGVVWSGTGISGGEGFMSYDGKRWRSYTAEQDARLGSDNYYKVSLGRNGAKWVSNWGQGIALVDEAGNVKKVLNGASGIPAALPTVPPNAPFAVTGGAATDQAGVTWITVRTPAGDTAVVKFNPDSSLSYALGLSTRNPVITLTDVVIDFYGTKWFTNTSRFEPFVANRGSGYYYYNEGLQIPGTSNGWGRIVISDGLTSDKVYSEAIDNDGDLWIGTDEGVTIIFDPSDPKPHIAPYYPAVRDQVIQAIVVDPLNNKWLGTRNGVFVFSPDGTSILAHYTVSSTGGKLLDDDVASMAIDRNNGTVYFGTEKGLSSLGTAAAAPKSEYESLAFAPNPFYLPSARSLVVDGLTAGSLLKILSADGHLIREVATPGGRVGFWDGTDCRGQLVSTGIYLVVAYSDAGSQVATGKVAVIRR; this comes from the coding sequence GTGGCGGGTGTGCTGCGGGTGATGGTGCTGGTGTGCACGGGTATCTGTCTGGCGTCCGGAGGCGTGGGCGATTGGAAGACCTTCACCGCGAAGCGCGACATCCGCGACCTCGCGTGGGACCAGGGCCGGCAGGTCGTCTGGGTCGTCACGGGGGGAGGGATGTATTCCTACCGGGACGCGGATCAGAGCTTTCGCGAGTTTACCACCTCCGAAGGACTGCGGACCAACGATCTGACCGCCGTCGCGGTCGACGGCAGCGGCACGGTTTGGGTGGGGGCGTCGAACGGTTATCTCCACCGGTACCGCCCCTCCACGGACACATGGGAGTACGTCACCGATCTTTTCATCAAACAGGTCCCCCGGAAGTCCGTCAACAGGCTCAAGGTCATGGGCGACACCCTGGTGATTCTCTCCGAAATCGGCGTCAGCCTCTTTTCAATCGGGCGAATGGAATTCGAGGACACCTACACCCGGTTCGGCGCAGGCCCGAACGTCCTCGTCGGAAATGCCACCGATCTCGCCGAATTCGGGGGAAACCTCTGGGTTTCGACTCTCGGCGGGCTGGCATCGACCCCCGTTTCAAATCCCAATCCGTCCGCGCCGGAGTCATGGCTGGTCACGACGACGGCCCAGGGACTCCCCTCCAACAGCGTGCGCCGGCTCGCGGTCGCGTTCGACTCCCTCTTCGCGGCGACCGGTTCCGGGCTCGCCTCCTCCGGGGGCCCGTCCTGGAATATCGTCGGCGGCACCGCCGGGATCAATGTTGCGGATCTTTCCACGGGCCGCCAGCCCTGCGTCGACTGCTCCAGCCTCTATTTCATCTCGAACTCCGGCCTGATGGCCTACTCCCCCGGTACCGCTCCCTATGCCGTCGCGACGGGATTCCAGTCGGCTCTCGTCGCCATGGGCGGAAACAGGTTTCTCGGGACGGCGAACGGCCTGATCATTTTCAGGACCGGTTTCACGCCGGCCGCGATCACCCCTCCCGGACCCCCGTCGAATGAGTTCGTCGGACTGGCTGTGGACCGGAACGGCGTCGTCTGGTCGGGGACCGGAATCTCCGGAGGCGAGGGATTCATGAGCTACGACGGAAAGAGATGGCGTTCCTATACGGCGGAGCAGGACGCGCGGCTCGGAAGCGACAACTATTATAAGGTCAGTCTCGGACGCAACGGCGCCAAGTGGGTCAGCAACTGGGGCCAGGGGATCGCGCTCGTGGATGAAGCCGGGAATGTGAAGAAGGTGCTGAACGGCGCTTCCGGAATTCCGGCGGCGCTTCCGACTGTCCCTCCCAACGCTCCGTTCGCGGTGACGGGCGGGGCGGCGACCGATCAGGCCGGAGTCACATGGATCACCGTCCGGACCCCCGCCGGCGATACCGCGGTCGTGAAATTCAATCCGGATTCGTCGTTGAGCTACGCGCTCGGATTGTCCACGAGGAATCCGGTGATCACGTTGACCGACGTCGTCATCGATTTTTACGGAACAAAGTGGTTCACGAATACGAGCAGGTTCGAGCCGTTCGTCGCAAACCGGGGTTCGGGGTATTACTATTATAACGAAGGGCTGCAGATCCCGGGGACGAGCAACGGATGGGGAAGGATCGTCATCTCGGACGGCCTGACCAGCGACAAAGTCTATTCGGAAGCGATCGATAACGACGGCGACCTCTGGATCGGGACCGATGAAGGGGTGACGATTATCTTCGATCCGAGCGACCCGAAACCCCATATTGCCCCTTATTACCCGGCGGTCCGCGACCAGGTGATCCAGGCGATCGTCGTGGACCCTCTGAACAACAAGTGGCTGGGCACGAGGAACGGGGTGTTCGTCTTTTCGCCCGACGGGACGTCGATCCTGGCGCATTATACCGTCTCGAGCACAGGCGGGAAGCTGCTCGACGACGACGTGGCTTCGATGGCGATCGACAGAAACAACGGAACGGTCTACTTCGGCACGGAAAAGGGGCTCTCGAGCCTCGGGACAGCCGCCGCCGCCCCGAAATCCGAGTACGAGTCGCTGGCGTTCGCCCCGAATCCGTTTTACCTCCCCTCGGCCCGCTCTCTCGTCGTCGACGGCCTGACGGCCGGCTCTCTGCTCAAGATTCTCAGCGCCGACGGCCATCTCATTCGCGAGGTTGCGACACCCGGAGGGAGGGTGGGTTTCTGGGACGGAACCGACTGCCGGGGTCAACTCGTCTCGACCGGGATTTACCTTGTGGTCGCGTATTCCGACGCAGGATCTCAAGTCGCCACCGGCAAGGTGGCAGTCATAAGGAGGTGA
- a CDS encoding DUF3276 family protein yields the protein MDNVDTSNENVFTKRVRAGKRTYFFDVKATKSAKDFYVIITESRRVGEEKYEKHKLFLYKEDFKKFADALTETVTHVENELLEKIGRPEESPSAVLEVGAPA from the coding sequence ATGGATAATGTTGATACCAGCAATGAAAACGTCTTCACGAAGAGGGTGCGCGCCGGGAAGCGAACCTATTTCTTCGATGTGAAGGCGACGAAGTCGGCCAAGGATTTCTACGTCATCATTACCGAGAGCCGGCGCGTCGGGGAGGAGAAGTATGAAAAGCACAAGCTCTTCCTCTACAAAGAGGACTTCAAGAAATTTGCCGACGCGTTGACGGAAACGGTCACGCATGTCGAGAACGAACTGCTCGAGAAGATCGGGCGGCCGGAGGAATCCCCGTCGGCCGTTCTGGAAGTCGGCGCGCCTGCCTGA
- a CDS encoding DUF177 domain-containing protein — protein MKPAKSGAELKIRISQLSNGLHEYHLKARTAEIGLDSNFGPDVEVDAVLDKTARQLNLRAEVKSSGVFQCDRCLEDFSQPLSSRYNMLYVFDELESSRYPPDEVQVIGVDTSSIDLAEDVRQVVVLSVPLKLLCKEDCKGLCPRCGTNRNFNTCDCSVETDNPQWRGLEGLLNH, from the coding sequence ATGAAACCGGCGAAATCGGGAGCCGAGCTCAAGATCAGAATTTCGCAGCTCTCCAACGGACTCCACGAATACCATCTGAAGGCCAGGACCGCGGAAATCGGCCTGGATTCGAATTTCGGCCCGGATGTGGAGGTGGACGCGGTCCTCGACAAAACCGCCCGGCAGCTCAACCTCAGGGCGGAAGTGAAAAGCAGCGGGGTGTTCCAGTGCGACCGGTGTCTTGAAGATTTCAGTCAGCCTCTCTCGTCGAGGTATAACATGTTGTACGTCTTCGACGAGCTCGAATCCTCCCGGTACCCTCCTGACGAAGTTCAGGTCATAGGCGTGGACACTTCGAGCATCGATCTGGCGGAAGACGTGCGGCAGGTGGTCGTGTTATCGGTTCCGTTGAAGTTGCTGTGCAAGGAAGATTGCAAAGGGCTCTGTCCCCGGTGCGGCACGAACCGCAACTTCAACACGTGCGACTGCAGCGTAGAGACGGACAACCCGCAATGGCGGGGGCTCGAGGGATTATTGAATCATTGA
- the rpmF gene encoding 50S ribosomal protein L32, translated as MPNPKRRHSKSRGAKRRTHYKATAPSVAECPNCHEQKLLHRACPNCGYYHGRSIIIPKES; from the coding sequence ATGCCAAATCCAAAACGTCGTCATTCGAAATCCCGCGGAGCCAAACGGCGCACGCATTACAAGGCAACGGCCCCCTCCGTCGCCGAGTGCCCGAATTGCCACGAACAAAAACTCCTCCACCGTGCGTGCCCGAACTGCGGGTACTACCATGGACGCTCGATTATTATTCCGAAAGAGTCATAA
- the plsX gene encoding phosphate acyltransferase PlsX, which yields MATAQSHIRIAVDAMGGDFAPHNVVAGAMEALRASGNRFDVLFVGPESILRDELHGLGENGHRCRIIDAPQVITMSDGAMSAVREKKDSSIAVGVSLNKDGAADAFVSAGHTGAVMSASTLILGRIEGIGRPTIGAFFPSERGVCLLLDAGANIDCKPQHLYEFAIMGSIYAREMLMLPNPTVGLLSIGEESTKGNALTLETYELLSRSRLNFVGNVEGRDILKGEANVVVCDGFVGNVLLKFAESVPRLLKTKFRNLAARNVFQKVWVGMMSRTLRSVMKDFDYQEYGGVPLLGVNGVSIIGHGKSTPKAFKNMILKAEEMVRKNITGTIRESVAAAR from the coding sequence TTGGCCACAGCACAGTCACACATACGAATCGCCGTCGATGCCATGGGTGGCGACTTCGCGCCGCACAACGTCGTCGCCGGCGCCATGGAAGCGTTGCGGGCATCGGGGAACCGGTTCGACGTGTTGTTTGTCGGACCCGAATCGATCCTGAGGGATGAGCTCCACGGCCTCGGCGAAAACGGGCACCGGTGCAGGATTATCGACGCCCCCCAGGTCATCACAATGAGCGACGGAGCGATGTCGGCGGTCAGAGAGAAGAAGGACTCCTCCATCGCCGTCGGGGTCTCCCTGAACAAAGACGGGGCGGCGGACGCGTTCGTGAGCGCCGGCCACACCGGGGCCGTCATGTCGGCCTCCACGTTGATTCTCGGCCGCATCGAGGGCATCGGCAGACCGACGATCGGCGCATTCTTCCCCTCCGAACGGGGCGTTTGCCTCCTTCTCGATGCCGGAGCGAATATCGACTGCAAGCCCCAGCACCTTTACGAGTTCGCGATCATGGGGAGCATCTACGCCCGCGAAATGCTGATGCTTCCGAACCCGACCGTGGGGCTCCTCAGCATCGGCGAGGAGAGCACAAAGGGAAACGCCCTGACCCTGGAAACCTATGAGCTTCTCTCCAGGAGCCGTCTGAACTTTGTGGGCAACGTCGAAGGGCGGGACATCCTCAAGGGAGAAGCGAATGTCGTCGTGTGCGACGGGTTTGTGGGGAACGTCCTGTTGAAATTCGCCGAGTCGGTTCCCCGCCTTCTCAAGACAAAATTTCGCAACCTCGCCGCCCGGAACGTGTTCCAGAAAGTGTGGGTGGGCATGATGAGCAGGACGCTCCGGTCGGTGATGAAGGACTTCGATTACCAGGAGTACGGGGGAGTGCCGCTCCTGGGAGTCAACGGCGTTTCGATCATCGGCCACGGCAAATCGACTCCGAAAGCGTTCAAAAACATGATCCTCAAGGCTGAAGAAATGGTGCGCAAGAACATTACCGGGACCATCCGCGAGTCGGTGGCGGCGGCCCGATGA
- a CDS encoding beta-ketoacyl-ACP synthase III: MNNGNKLTRVAITAVGHYVPERVLSNADLETMVDTTDEWIVTRTGIRERRILETGATSDMGARAAENALKNRGIGPEEIDVIVVASVTPDMFFPSTACLIQEKIGAKNAWGFDLSAACSGFLYALVVGEQLVRSGAYKKVLVVGSDKMSSITDYTDRNTCILFGDAAGAVLLEPSEDESIGILDHKLYVDGSGGPALHMKGGGSLNPPTHETVDRKMHYLFQDGKSVFKVAVLGMADVSEEIMKRNNLTGDDVDFLVPHQANLRIIDACRERMGLDASKVMINIDRYGNTTAATIPLCLSEWWQCGKLRRGHTVILSSFGAGYTWGAVLLRWGINHPGNS; the protein is encoded by the coding sequence ATGAACAACGGAAACAAACTGACCCGGGTGGCGATCACCGCGGTCGGCCACTACGTTCCGGAACGCGTCCTTTCGAACGCGGACCTTGAAACGATGGTCGACACGACCGACGAATGGATCGTCACGCGCACCGGGATCCGGGAGCGCCGGATCCTGGAGACGGGCGCCACCTCGGACATGGGAGCGCGCGCCGCCGAGAATGCGCTGAAGAACCGGGGAATCGGCCCGGAGGAAATCGACGTGATCGTCGTGGCCTCCGTGACTCCGGATATGTTTTTCCCCTCGACCGCGTGCCTCATCCAGGAGAAGATCGGCGCGAAAAACGCGTGGGGGTTCGACCTCTCCGCCGCCTGTTCCGGCTTTCTCTACGCGCTTGTCGTCGGCGAGCAGCTGGTCAGGTCGGGCGCCTACAAGAAAGTGCTCGTGGTCGGCTCCGACAAGATGAGCTCGATCACGGACTACACCGATCGCAACACCTGCATCCTCTTCGGCGACGCGGCCGGAGCGGTGCTTCTCGAACCGAGCGAAGACGAGTCGATCGGCATCCTGGACCACAAGCTCTACGTGGACGGATCGGGCGGACCCGCCCTCCACATGAAGGGGGGAGGGAGCCTCAACCCGCCGACCCACGAGACCGTCGACCGGAAAATGCATTACCTTTTCCAGGACGGCAAGTCCGTTTTCAAGGTGGCGGTGCTCGGCATGGCGGACGTCTCGGAGGAAATCATGAAACGGAACAACCTGACCGGCGACGACGTCGATTTCCTCGTCCCGCATCAGGCGAACCTGCGCATCATCGACGCGTGCCGCGAGCGGATGGGGCTCGACGCCTCGAAAGTGATGATCAATATCGACCGGTACGGCAACACGACCGCGGCGACGATCCCCCTCTGCCTCTCCGAATGGTGGCAATGCGGAAAATTGCGGCGCGGGCATACCGTGATCCTCTCCAGTTTCGGAGCCGGTTACACCTGGGGAGCCGTGCTCTTGCGATGGGGAATCAATCATCCGGGCAATTCCTGA
- the fabD gene encoding ACP S-malonyltransferase gives MGNQSSGQFLSGRSGGRHTDMAKTAYIFPGQGSQYVGMGKNLFEQSSVARQLYGRADELMGYSLSAISFEGPEERLKQTNVTQPAIFLHSVVLSRLLEHPDAAMAAGHSLGEYSALVYAGAMSFEDGLNLVKLRGELMQQAGERDRGTMAAVVGLQPGILTAICREAEAEGVVQCANFNSPGQIVISGSVAGVKKAMELAKARGAKLVKELVVSGAFHSPLMEGAREGLRTALETSAIRDAKVPVYANVSARPVQQAGEIRRLLEEQLTSPVRWEESVVRMIGDGAAAFVEIGPGKVLQNLVKRIDGSVNVSGIETIADARQTVPA, from the coding sequence ATGGGGAATCAATCATCCGGGCAATTCCTGAGCGGCCGTTCCGGCGGCCGGCACACCGACATGGCAAAAACCGCATACATCTTTCCGGGCCAGGGGTCCCAGTACGTCGGAATGGGAAAAAACCTGTTCGAGCAGAGCTCCGTCGCGCGGCAATTGTACGGGCGGGCCGACGAGCTCATGGGCTATTCGCTGAGCGCGATTTCTTTCGAAGGACCAGAGGAGCGGTTGAAGCAAACGAACGTGACCCAGCCGGCGATCTTTCTTCACAGCGTCGTCCTCAGCCGGCTGTTGGAACACCCGGACGCGGCGATGGCCGCGGGCCACTCGCTCGGCGAATACTCCGCGCTGGTCTATGCGGGGGCGATGAGCTTCGAAGACGGTTTGAACCTCGTCAAGCTGCGCGGCGAGCTGATGCAGCAGGCCGGCGAGAGGGACCGCGGCACGATGGCGGCGGTCGTCGGGCTCCAGCCCGGGATCCTTACGGCAATTTGCCGTGAAGCGGAAGCCGAAGGGGTCGTGCAGTGCGCCAATTTCAACTCTCCGGGACAGATCGTCATCAGCGGCTCCGTGGCGGGGGTGAAAAAGGCGATGGAGCTGGCCAAAGCGCGCGGGGCGAAACTCGTCAAAGAGCTTGTCGTGAGCGGGGCGTTCCATTCGCCCCTCATGGAGGGAGCCCGCGAGGGATTAAGAACCGCCCTCGAAACGTCGGCGATACGCGACGCGAAGGTTCCGGTCTACGCCAACGTCTCCGCCCGCCCGGTGCAGCAGGCCGGAGAGATCAGACGGCTTCTCGAGGAGCAGCTCACCTCCCCCGTGCGGTGGGAGGAATCGGTTGTCCGGATGATCGGGGACGGGGCCGCGGCATTCGTCGAGATCGGCCCGGGAAAGGTCCTCCAGAACCTGGTGAAACGGATCGACGGATCTGTGAATGTAAGCGGAATCGAGACGATCGCCGACGCCCGACAGACCGTTCCTGCCTGA
- the fabG gene encoding 3-oxoacyl-[acyl-carrier-protein] reductase, with translation MIALVTGGSRGIGRAIALRLAGEGAHVMISYRSSGAGAQEVVDGIKALGRESAAYQSDAAQFEPSKKIVDEIVARHKRLDILVNNAGITRDGLLVRMSESDWDDVIGTNLKSVFNFSKAALHPMMSQRSGRIINVTSIAGITGNAGQANYAASKAGIIGFTKSLAKEVGSRNIQVNAVAPGFVETEMTAKLNDAQRQKLAESIPLKRTGSPEEVAGVVSFLASPDAQYMTGQVICIDGGLAL, from the coding sequence ATGATCGCGTTGGTCACCGGCGGATCGCGGGGCATCGGCCGCGCGATCGCGCTCAGGCTCGCCGGGGAGGGCGCGCACGTGATGATCTCCTACAGGAGCTCGGGCGCGGGCGCGCAGGAAGTGGTCGACGGGATCAAGGCGCTGGGCCGCGAATCGGCGGCCTACCAGTCGGATGCCGCGCAATTCGAGCCGTCAAAGAAGATCGTGGACGAAATCGTCGCCCGGCACAAGCGGCTCGACATTCTGGTCAATAACGCGGGCATCACGCGGGACGGGTTGCTTGTGAGGATGAGCGAGAGCGACTGGGATGACGTCATCGGAACGAACCTGAAGAGCGTGTTCAATTTTTCGAAAGCGGCGCTGCATCCCATGATGAGCCAGCGTTCCGGCAGGATCATTAATGTGACATCGATCGCGGGCATCACCGGCAACGCGGGCCAGGCCAACTACGCGGCCTCGAAAGCCGGCATCATCGGGTTCACGAAATCGCTCGCAAAGGAGGTCGGCTCGCGCAACATTCAGGTGAACGCCGTCGCCCCGGGATTCGTGGAAACAGAAATGACGGCCAAGCTGAACGACGCGCAACGTCAGAAGCTGGCCGAGAGCATCCCGTTAAAACGGACCGGGAGTCCGGAGGAAGTCGCAGGAGTCGTCAGCTTTCTCGCCTCTCCCGACGCGCAGTACATGACAGGCCAGGTGATTTGCATCGACGGCGGGCTGGCCCTGTAA
- a CDS encoding acyl carrier protein → MADVEAKVKEIIMNKLGVEASQVTPEASFTNDLGADSLDTVELVMEFEKAFNLQIPDEDAEKIATVGDAIRYLTPKAH, encoded by the coding sequence ATGGCAGATGTAGAAGCGAAGGTCAAAGAGATCATCATGAACAAGCTCGGGGTCGAGGCCTCGCAGGTCACACCGGAAGCGTCGTTCACCAACGATCTCGGTGCGGACTCATTGGACACGGTCGAACTCGTCATGGAGTTTGAGAAGGCCTTCAATCTGCAGATCCCCGACGAAGACGCGGAGAAAATCGCGACCGTCGGAGACGCGATCCGGTATCTGACTCCGAAGGCGCATTAA
- the fabF gene encoding beta-ketoacyl-ACP synthase II — MNTNRDRRRRVVVTGMGAVTPIGIGAQQFWENSVAGKCGAGIISSFDASGYDTKIACEVKGFNPLEFIDKKTINRMDLFTQYAMACAEMAVKDSCLNLEKEDREQIGVIFGSGIGGMWTWHRQMHTMYETGGPHRISPFFVPMMIADIAAGYISMRFQVKGPNYATTSACATSSHAIADAYMLIQRGDASVMFTGGSEAAICPMGVGGFNAMKALSTRNDEPQKASRPFDAKRDGFVMGEGAGMMILEELEHALNRGARIYGELCGIGLTGDAYHITAPAPGGEGAIRSMRLCLRDAGVRPEEVEYINAHGTSTPFNDKSETQAIKTVFGEHAQKLLISSTKSMTGHLLGAAGAIEAIITVLTTYHNLVPPTINYEFPDPECDLQYVPNKAVQATVNIAISNTFGFGGHNASLLFRAYQKN; from the coding sequence ATGAACACGAACCGCGACAGACGCCGGCGCGTCGTTGTGACCGGGATGGGGGCCGTGACCCCGATCGGGATCGGCGCGCAGCAATTCTGGGAGAATTCGGTCGCCGGAAAATGCGGCGCCGGGATCATCAGCAGTTTTGACGCCAGCGGGTACGACACGAAGATCGCCTGCGAGGTCAAGGGGTTCAACCCTCTCGAGTTCATCGACAAGAAGACCATCAACCGGATGGACCTCTTCACCCAGTATGCCATGGCGTGCGCCGAGATGGCGGTGAAGGACTCCTGCCTCAACCTCGAGAAGGAAGACCGCGAGCAGATCGGGGTCATTTTCGGGTCCGGAATCGGGGGGATGTGGACCTGGCACCGGCAGATGCACACGATGTACGAGACGGGCGGGCCCCACCGGATCAGCCCCTTCTTCGTGCCGATGATGATCGCCGATATCGCAGCCGGTTACATCTCGATGCGGTTCCAGGTCAAGGGTCCGAACTACGCCACAACCTCCGCCTGCGCCACCTCCTCCCACGCGATCGCCGACGCCTACATGCTGATCCAGCGGGGAGACGCCTCGGTGATGTTTACGGGCGGTTCTGAGGCGGCAATCTGCCCGATGGGAGTCGGGGGCTTCAACGCGATGAAGGCTCTCTCGACGAGGAACGACGAGCCCCAGAAGGCGAGCCGTCCGTTCGACGCCAAGCGCGACGGGTTTGTGATGGGCGAGGGGGCGGGGATGATGATTCTCGAGGAGCTCGAGCACGCCCTCAACCGCGGCGCGAGGATCTACGGCGAGCTGTGCGGCATCGGGTTGACCGGGGATGCGTACCACATCACCGCGCCCGCGCCCGGCGGCGAAGGCGCCATCCGCTCGATGCGACTCTGCCTCAGGGACGCCGGAGTGCGCCCCGAGGAGGTCGAGTATATCAACGCGCACGGCACCTCGACCCCGTTCAACGACAAGTCGGAAACGCAGGCCATCAAGACCGTGTTCGGCGAGCACGCCCAAAAGCTCCTGATCAGCTCCACGAAATCGATGACGGGCCACCTGCTGGGCGCCGCGGGAGCGATCGAGGCGATCATCACGGTGCTGACGACCTACCACAATCTCGTCCCTCCGACGATCAACTATGAGTTTCCCGATCCCGAGTGCGATCTGCAGTACGTCCCGAACAAGGCCGTTCAGGCGACCGTCAACATCGCAATCAGCAACACGTTCGGCTTCGGCGGACACAACGCTTCGTTACTTTTCAGAGCATACCAGAAAAACTAG
- the rnc gene encoding ribonuclease III, giving the protein MAVLRHLLRWIGFSGRVSGADTPDSRVDYRGLERILGYSIRDRRLFFQALSHRSFLQVSGYENTPSNERLEFLGDAVLNLAAAVYLYRHHAGAAEGELTKIRSRLVNRKALGVYARQLHLADFILMSPSAFQVAEKGMETILADAYEAIIGAIYLDRGSDHASRFVERTILKALEEGLVRTEDENFKSQLLEQAQAGSLGVPRYITVTEVGPDHDRTFTVEVFIGKTSYGSGTGKNKKDAEQAAAEKALQQLNPP; this is encoded by the coding sequence ATGGCAGTACTGCGCCATCTCCTGAGGTGGATAGGATTTTCCGGGAGAGTTTCCGGGGCAGATACTCCCGATTCGAGAGTCGACTACCGCGGGCTTGAACGCATCCTCGGTTACTCCATCCGCGACCGGCGTCTCTTTTTCCAGGCGCTTTCCCACCGGTCGTTCCTGCAGGTGAGCGGGTATGAGAACACCCCTTCCAACGAACGCCTCGAGTTCCTCGGCGACGCGGTCCTGAACCTCGCCGCCGCGGTCTACCTCTACCGCCACCACGCCGGCGCGGCGGAGGGCGAGCTCACGAAGATCCGGTCGCGTCTCGTCAACCGGAAGGCCCTCGGCGTCTACGCCCGCCAGCTGCACCTTGCGGACTTCATCCTGATGAGCCCGAGCGCGTTCCAGGTCGCCGAAAAGGGAATGGAGACGATCCTGGCAGACGCCTATGAAGCGATCATCGGGGCCATCTACCTCGACCGGGGTTCCGATCACGCGAGCCGGTTCGTCGAACGCACGATCCTGAAGGCCCTCGAGGAGGGGCTCGTGAGAACCGAGGATGAGAACTTCAAGAGCCAGCTCCTCGAGCAGGCCCAGGCCGGCAGCCTCGGCGTCCCGCGGTACATCACGGTCACCGAGGTGGGCCCCGATCACGACCGGACGTTCACCGTCGAGGTGTTCATCGGCAAAACCTCCTACGGCTCCGGCACCGGCAAAAACAAGAAAGACGCCGAGCAGGCCGCGGCGGAGAAGGCCCTCCAACAATTGAATCCACCGTGA